The following are from one region of the Nostoc cf. commune SO-36 genome:
- a CDS encoding tetratricopeptide repeat protein yields the protein MKLELTDWDKDLPSEPDEEYQALVRTLNFTEGFGLLFARCSPAEGEQLIGKVKEEITNKNIEVLQLKQAVTNLYEIIDKLDNKEQIDILFITGLEHSFYEYEECKQLIGWNSRDIYSYSWKGVPPVLMNLNQQRERFRDNFNICFVFLLPLFAIKYFIQRAPDFFDWRSGFFEFPRDLETVEQESLRIIQDGNYQKYLTITPEERTQEILAIQELITQNHQISSSQAELLIKLGDLQVAEQDYNKAIASYDQALKFKPDYHQAWYNRGYALGNLGRNEEAIASYDQALKLKPDYHDAWNNRGIALDDLGRTEEAIASYDQALKLKPDYHKAWNNRGIALDDLGRNKEAIASYDQALKLKPDDHEAWYNRGITLRNLGRNEEAIASFDQALEFQPDDYHAWSNRGIALSNLGQYEEAIASDDQALKINSNYYEAWNNRGVVLCDNLQRYEEAIISFDEVLKIQADDYVAWSNRGIALRNLGRNEEAIASYDQALKFKPDKHDAWYNRGITLGNLGRNEEAIASYDQALKFKPDYHQAWNNRGIALDDLGRNEEAIASYDQALKFKPDYHQAWYNKACYYALKGNIEQALENLQQAINLNLTNIVRW from the coding sequence ATGAAACTAGAATTGACTGATTGGGATAAAGATTTACCATCGGAACCAGATGAAGAATATCAAGCCTTAGTCCGTACCCTGAACTTTACAGAAGGCTTTGGCTTATTATTTGCTCGTTGTTCTCCGGCTGAGGGTGAGCAGTTAATTGGCAAAGTGAAAGAAGAAATTACAAATAAAAATATTGAGGTTTTGCAATTAAAGCAAGCTGTTACTAATTTATATGAAATTATAGACAAATTAGATAATAAAGAGCAGATAGATATTTTATTTATTACAGGTTTAGAGCATTCATTTTATGAATATGAAGAATGTAAACAATTAATAGGCTGGAATAGTAGGGATATCTATTCATATAGTTGGAAAGGTGTACCACCTGTTTTAATGAACCTCAATCAGCAGAGAGAAAGGTTTAGAGATAACTTTAATATCTGTTTTGTTTTCTTGCTACCTCTATTTGCTATTAAATATTTTATCCAACGCGCTCCAGACTTTTTTGACTGGCGTTCGGGGTTCTTTGAATTCCCTAGAGATTTAGAAACTGTAGAGCAAGAATCATTACGTATTATCCAAGATGGAAACTATCAAAAATATCTCACAATAACGCCAGAAGAAAGAACTCAAGAAATACTAGCAATTCAAGAATTAATTACACAAAACCATCAAATAAGTAGTAGCCAAGCAGAATTATTAATTAAACTGGGAGATTTGCAGGTTGCTGAACAAGATTACAATAAAGCGATCGCATCCTACGACCAAGCACTGAAATTTAAACCAGATTACCACCAAGCTTGGTACAATCGGGGCTATGCGCTAGGCAATTTAGGACGCAATGAAGAAGCGATCGCATCCTACGACCAAGCACTGAAATTGAAACCAGATTACCACGATGCTTGGAACAATCGGGGCATTGCGCTAGATGATTTAGGACGCACTGAAGAAGCGATCGCATCCTACGACCAAGCACTGAAATTGAAACCAGATTATCACAAAGCTTGGAACAATCGGGGCATTGCGCTAGATGATTTAGGACGCAATAAAGAAGCAATCGCATCCTACGACCAAGCACTGAAATTGAAACCAGATGACCACGAAGCTTGGTACAATCGGGGCATTACGCTACGCAATTTAGGACGCAATGAAGAAGCGATCGCATCCTTTGATCAAGCACTTGAATTTCAACCAGATGATTACCACGCTTGGAGTAACCGGGGTATTGCATTAAGTAATTTAGGACAGTATGAAGAAGCAATTGCATCCGACGACCAAGCACTAAAAATTAACTCTAATTATTACGAAGCCTGGAACAACAGAGGTGTTGTTCTATGTGATAATCTACAACGCTATGAAGAAGCAATCATTTCTTTTGACGAAGTACTTAAAATTCAAGCAGATGATTATGTAGCTTGGAGTAATCGGGGTATTGCATTAAGAAATTTAGGACGCAATGAAGAAGCGATCGCATCCTACGACCAAGCACTGAAATTTAAACCAGATAAACACGATGCTTGGTACAATCGGGGCATTACGCTAGGCAATTTAGGACGCAATGAAGAAGCGATCGCATCCTACGACCAAGCACTGAAATTTAAACCAGATTACCACCAAGCTTGGAACAATCGGGGCATTGCGCTAGATGATTTAGGACGCAATGAAGAAGCGATCGCATCCTACGACCAAGCACTGAAATTTAAACCAGATTACCACCAAGCTTGGTACAATAAAGCTTGCTATTATGCCCTTAAAGGTAATATTGAGCAGGCACTAGAGAATCTACAACAAGCAATTAATCTGAATCTGACAAATATCGTGAGATGGTAA
- a CDS encoding TPR end-of-group domain-containing protein, translating to MVKTDSDFDGIRENERFQALIQ from the coding sequence ATGGTAAAAACAGACTCAGATTTTGATGGTATTCGGGAAAATGAGCGGTTTCAAGCTTTAATTCAATAG
- a CDS encoding DUF2281 domain-containing protein, whose translation MSQILNIEQAVLDNLRILSNDKQQEVLDFVEFLVKKTVNHQQLDTEDSDSNISSNLQQQKRLSLREIARLPVAERHKILEPFIAAIAEDFLNDPELTEFAVLDGEDWETEND comes from the coding sequence ATGTCACAAATACTCAATATTGAACAAGCAGTATTAGATAATCTGCGAATTCTCTCGAATGACAAGCAACAAGAAGTCCTAGATTTTGTTGAGTTTCTTGTAAAAAAAACAGTCAATCACCAGCAGTTAGACACTGAAGATTCAGATTCTAATATCTCATCAAATCTCCAACAGCAAAAACGACTATCTCTCCGAGAAATTGCCCGACTACCTGTAGCCGAACGTCACAAAATACTAGAACCTTTTATCGCCGCCATAGCCGAAGATTTTTTGAATGATCCAGAATTAACAGAGTTTGCCGTTCTGGATGGTGAAGACTGGGAAACCGAGAATGACTAA
- a CDS encoding type II toxin-antitoxin system PemK/MazF family toxin, whose protein sequence is MTNPKKGEIWLVQLDPTRGQEIQKTRPAVVISSDIFISIPMRIIIPVATWQPKFQNRIFMIPIQQTNENGLDSNSAGNVLQLRSVTTERFIRCLGKVSTAVMQELLDGLIICIDYAPESND, encoded by the coding sequence ATGACTAATCCTAAAAAAGGTGAGATTTGGCTAGTGCAACTTGATCCAACTAGAGGACAAGAAATTCAGAAGACTCGCCCTGCTGTTGTGATTAGTTCTGATATCTTTATTTCTATACCAATGCGGATTATTATCCCTGTGGCAACATGGCAACCTAAATTCCAAAATCGCATTTTCATGATTCCTATTCAGCAAACTAATGAAAATGGTTTAGACTCCAACTCAGCAGGTAATGTTTTGCAGCTTCGTAGTGTAACAACCGAGCGATTTATCAGGTGCTTAGGAAAAGTTTCAACAGCCGTTATGCAAGAATTGCTAGACGGTTTAATTATCTGTATTGATTATGCTCCTGAAAGCAACGACTGA
- the hflX gene encoding GTPase HflX, whose protein sequence is METIFGNLQGLKSSQLKQLQRLYHQRIPGDRITTPEFSQRLAAISAEVNQPVCAYVNRRGQVIRVGVGTPRQTQIPPMELPRYGAERLSGIRCIATHLKPEPPNEAALTAMALQRLDALVVLNITGTGFTRRGGGATGYVKEAYLAHLTPQDSRTLIPSPAAVKVEESQFGFAHSKQIQSPSWNISPPLDLDDLADQDLVDLVENLEAEFQREFIAQEVDSDHDRVLIVGLMTSEMTPLQFQDTLLELARLVDTAGGDVLQTIQQKRSRIHPQTVVGEGKVQEIALTAQTLGVNLVVFDRDLSPSQVRNLEMQIGIRVVDRTEVILDIFAQRAQSRAGKLQVELAQLEYMQPRLAGRGRTMSRLGGGIGTRGPGETKLETERRAIGQRISRLQKEVTQLQAHRSRLRQRRQHREVPSVALVGYTNAGKSTLLNALTNAEVYTADQLFATLDPTTRRLAIPYGETNEHQEILITDTVGFIHELPASLMDAFRATLEEVTEADALLHLVDLSHPAWLRHIRSVREILAQMPITPGPALVVFNKIDQANSETLALAREEFPLAVFISASQRLGLETLRQRLAKLIEYAIDK, encoded by the coding sequence ATAGAAACTATTTTTGGAAATCTCCAAGGTCTGAAGTCCAGCCAGCTGAAGCAACTACAGCGACTGTACCACCAGCGTATACCGGGCGATCGCATCACCACGCCTGAGTTTTCCCAGCGTCTGGCAGCAATTAGCGCAGAAGTCAATCAGCCTGTGTGCGCCTACGTCAACCGTCGCGGACAAGTGATTCGCGTCGGGGTAGGCACACCGCGTCAAACGCAAATACCACCGATGGAATTGCCCCGTTACGGTGCAGAACGACTCAGTGGTATTCGTTGTATTGCCACCCATCTCAAGCCAGAACCGCCCAATGAAGCGGCACTCACGGCGATGGCATTACAACGCTTAGATGCCCTAGTTGTCCTAAATATTACTGGAACGGGATTTACACGGCGGGGAGGCGGTGCGACTGGGTATGTGAAAGAAGCTTATCTAGCTCATCTGACACCCCAAGACTCTCGCACCCTGATTCCTAGTCCTGCTGCTGTCAAAGTGGAGGAAAGCCAATTCGGCTTCGCTCACTCTAAACAAATCCAATCCCCAAGTTGGAATATATCGCCACCTTTGGATTTGGACGATCTGGCAGACCAGGATTTAGTAGACTTGGTAGAAAATCTGGAAGCGGAATTTCAGCGCGAATTTATCGCCCAGGAAGTAGATTCTGACCACGATCGCGTGCTGATTGTGGGGCTGATGACCAGTGAGATGACTCCCCTACAATTCCAAGACACCCTATTAGAATTGGCACGTTTAGTTGATACGGCTGGGGGAGATGTATTACAGACAATACAACAAAAGCGATCGCGCATTCATCCCCAAACAGTAGTTGGCGAAGGTAAGGTGCAAGAAATTGCTCTAACTGCCCAAACACTAGGAGTCAACCTCGTTGTCTTCGACCGCGATCTTTCACCCTCCCAAGTCCGCAACTTAGAAATGCAAATTGGTATCCGGGTGGTTGACCGCACCGAAGTTATTTTGGATATCTTTGCCCAACGCGCTCAGTCTCGTGCTGGTAAGTTGCAAGTAGAATTAGCGCAGCTAGAATATATGCAACCGCGACTGGCTGGTAGAGGTCGCACCATGTCCCGATTAGGTGGTGGTATTGGGACTCGTGGCCCTGGTGAAACTAAACTGGAAACTGAACGCCGTGCCATTGGGCAGCGCATTTCCCGACTGCAAAAAGAAGTAACTCAGTTGCAGGCCCATCGTTCGCGGTTACGGCAGCGACGGCAGCATCGAGAAGTTCCTTCAGTCGCTTTAGTTGGATATACCAACGCTGGCAAGTCCACTTTGCTGAATGCGCTCACGAATGCAGAAGTATATACAGCCGACCAGTTATTTGCCACTCTCGATCCCACCACGCGCCGCTTGGCAATTCCTTATGGCGAAACCAATGAACATCAGGAAATTCTCATTACAGATACAGTAGGGTTTATACACGAACTGCCTGCATCGTTAATGGATGCCTTCCGCGCCACCTTGGAGGAAGTCACAGAAGCCGATGCCCTACTACATTTGGTAGATTTGTCTCACCCCGCTTGGTTGCGTCATATTCGCTCAGTCAGAGAAATCTTGGCACAAATGCCAATAACTCCTGGCCCGGCGCTGGTTGTTTTTAACAAGATTGATCAAGCCAATAGTGAGACACTAGCTTTAGCTAGAGAAGAATTTCCTTTAGCGGTGTTTATTTCTGCAAGTCAGCGCTTGGGATTAGAAACCCTACGTCAGCGTCTTGCCAAGCTAATTGAATATGCCATTGACAAGTAG
- a CDS encoding type 1 periplasmic-binding domain-containing protein, translated as MKNLFSTSAVPSFLAATAVVISSSVFSPANAASFTYNLDCIISGTVGTQNYNGGSTCAKVNTSFGTLTIKDNATDAKKVDVVIDLAGTNKHKVQTFDLNYDDSKFNNNAFQISAASSYAMGSNPITVDENKQKPGGYQGKLDLEINPSSTGSTNDGFTATLSLKNFDLNAANFNFKDTLNQIFAAVHIGNYGNNPGISGTNSIWVGASSYYQAPPKPKYVPEPRTTVALALFALGALGLIKKTNSLHKSQQHC; from the coding sequence ATGAAAAATCTCTTTTCAACTTCAGCAGTACCATCCTTTTTAGCTGCAACTGCCGTTGTAATATCATCCTCTGTTTTTTCCCCTGCGAATGCCGCTTCTTTTACATATAATTTGGATTGCATTATTTCTGGAACTGTAGGTACACAAAACTATAATGGTGGAAGTACCTGTGCCAAAGTAAACACTTCTTTTGGAACGCTTACTATTAAGGACAATGCGACTGATGCCAAAAAAGTAGATGTTGTCATCGACCTAGCAGGAACAAACAAGCATAAAGTTCAAACATTTGATTTGAATTACGACGACAGCAAATTTAATAACAATGCTTTTCAAATATCGGCAGCTTCATCTTACGCTATGGGCAGTAACCCCATTACAGTAGATGAAAACAAGCAAAAACCAGGTGGTTATCAAGGTAAATTAGATTTAGAAATTAACCCATCATCCACTGGCTCAACCAATGATGGCTTCACAGCCACACTTTCATTGAAGAATTTTGATCTCAATGCAGCAAACTTTAATTTTAAAGATACTCTCAATCAAATATTCGCGGCAGTTCACATTGGGAATTACGGTAATAACCCAGGAATTTCTGGTACTAATTCAATATGGGTAGGGGCGAGTTCTTATTATCAGGCCCCACCTAAACCTAAATATGTGCCTGAACCAAGGACAACAGTTGCTCTAGCTTTATTTGCTTTGGGTGCTTTAGGACTTATCAAAAAAACAAACAGTCTGCACAAGAGTCAGCAACACTGCTGA
- the grxC gene encoding glutaredoxin 3 codes for MAAKVEIYTWRTCPFCIRAKSLLKNKGVEFIEYSIDGDEAARNKMAQRANGRRSLPQIFINDDHVGGCDDIHALDSQGKLDELLTSNNSV; via the coding sequence ATGGCTGCAAAAGTAGAAATTTACACTTGGAGAACTTGCCCGTTTTGTATTCGTGCCAAAAGTTTGCTGAAGAACAAGGGCGTTGAATTTATCGAATACAGCATCGATGGAGATGAGGCAGCCAGAAATAAAATGGCTCAAAGAGCAAATGGACGTCGTTCTTTACCGCAAATTTTCATCAATGATGATCATGTTGGTGGCTGTGACGATATCCACGCTTTAGACAGTCAAGGTAAGCTGGATGAGCTACTAACTTCTAACAACAGCGTTTAA
- the gshB gene encoding glutathione synthase, which yields MKLVFIIDSIHLLDPCHDTSVALIEAAQILGHKVWVTQASLLSVVEGKAWAVLQQVELVPVQLIDRRWVAANPWYKLSDSSLTSLETMDAVFMRTDPPVNDSYLYATYILDYIDQNKTLVINSPSGIRGANEKMYALQFTKAIPETIVSADKQFIRQFVEAKGAAILKPLGNKAGEGILFLQPGDRNFNSIVELSTLQGRVPVMVQTYLPEAKEGDKRIILLNGEPIGALNRLSSGTDFRNNMATGGTVAQTAITPEEYEICTLVAERLRQDGLVFVGIDVIGGYLTEVNVTSPTGIREIDRLDGTQLGHQVIQWIEQTLKIKN from the coding sequence GTGAAACTGGTTTTTATCATTGATTCCATCCATCTGCTTGACCCGTGTCATGATACCAGTGTTGCCTTAATCGAAGCAGCGCAAATCCTGGGACACAAAGTTTGGGTGACTCAGGCAAGCTTGCTGAGTGTGGTGGAGGGAAAAGCTTGGGCTGTGCTACAGCAAGTCGAACTTGTACCAGTACAGTTGATAGACAGACGGTGGGTAGCAGCGAATCCTTGGTATAAGTTGAGCGATTCCTCTTTAACTTCTTTAGAGACAATGGACGCCGTATTTATGCGGACAGATCCACCTGTCAATGATTCCTACCTCTATGCCACCTATATTCTGGATTACATTGACCAAAATAAAACCTTGGTGATTAATAGTCCTAGCGGCATCCGAGGGGCAAATGAAAAAATGTACGCCCTCCAGTTTACCAAAGCGATTCCAGAAACCATTGTCAGTGCTGATAAGCAGTTTATCCGCCAATTTGTAGAAGCAAAGGGGGCAGCAATTCTCAAACCCTTGGGTAACAAAGCTGGCGAAGGTATTTTGTTTTTGCAACCAGGCGATCGCAATTTTAACTCCATTGTTGAACTCAGTACCCTCCAAGGTCGAGTGCCAGTGATGGTACAAACCTATTTACCGGAGGCAAAAGAAGGAGATAAGCGAATTATCTTGCTTAATGGCGAACCGATTGGTGCCCTCAATCGCCTCTCTAGTGGAACTGATTTTCGCAATAATATGGCAACTGGTGGCACAGTTGCTCAAACCGCGATTACTCCAGAAGAGTATGAAATCTGTACTTTAGTAGCCGAACGTTTACGCCAAGATGGCTTAGTTTTTGTGGGTATTGATGTTATTGGTGGCTATCTAACTGAAGTTAATGTCACTAGCCCTACCGGAATTCGTGAGATTGACCGACTTGATGGTACTCAGCTTGGTCATCAGGTTATTCAATGGATTGAACAAACCCTAAAAATCAAAAATTAA
- the ftsZ gene encoding cell division protein FtsZ — translation MTLDNNQGLNYKNSQSTGQPGFSLAVNSSNPFNNSGLNFGQNHDNKKISPENSRIGEIVPGRVANIKVIGVGGGGGNAVNRMIESDVSGVEFWSINTDAQALTLAGAPSRLQIGQKLTRGLGAGGNPAIGQKAAEESRDEIATALEGADLVFITAGMGGGTGTGAAPIVAEVAKEMGALTVGVVTRPFVFEGRRRTSQAEEGIQGLKSRVDTLIIIPNNKLLEVIPEQTPVQEAFRYADDVLRQGVQGISDIITIPGLVNVDFADVRAVMADAGSALMGIGVSSGKSRAREAAIAAISSPLLECSIEGARGVVFNITGGTDLTLHEVNAAAEAIYEVVDPNANIIFGAVIDDRLQGEVRITVIATGFTGEVQAVQQQSVANVRVTPNTPKRSTTQQPAVTPPTSAPNPTSTPTSTPTPTPEPKEKPGLDIPDFLRNRRTPRN, via the coding sequence ATGACACTTGATAATAACCAAGGACTTAACTATAAAAATTCCCAATCTACGGGACAGCCAGGGTTTTCTCTGGCAGTTAACTCGAGCAATCCCTTTAATAACTCTGGGTTAAACTTCGGACAAAATCACGATAATAAGAAGATTTCTCCGGAAAATAGCCGAATTGGTGAGATTGTTCCTGGCCGGGTCGCCAACATCAAAGTGATTGGTGTCGGTGGTGGTGGTGGCAATGCTGTCAACCGCATGATCGAGTCTGATGTCTCTGGGGTAGAGTTTTGGTCAATTAACACTGATGCTCAAGCTCTTACCTTAGCTGGCGCTCCAAGTCGATTGCAAATTGGACAGAAGCTAACGCGGGGTTTAGGAGCAGGTGGTAATCCTGCCATTGGCCAAAAGGCAGCTGAGGAATCACGGGACGAAATTGCTACGGCTTTAGAGGGAGCAGACTTAGTATTTATCACTGCTGGTATGGGGGGTGGTACTGGGACGGGTGCAGCCCCAATTGTGGCAGAAGTGGCAAAAGAAATGGGCGCTCTTACTGTTGGTGTGGTTACACGTCCGTTTGTTTTTGAGGGCCGTCGCCGCACCAGCCAAGCGGAAGAAGGTATTCAAGGACTAAAAAGTAGAGTAGATACACTGATCATTATCCCCAACAACAAATTGCTGGAAGTGATCCCCGAACAAACACCTGTGCAAGAAGCTTTTCGCTACGCAGATGATGTGCTACGTCAAGGGGTACAAGGTATTTCTGATATCATCACGATCCCCGGTTTGGTAAACGTTGACTTTGCTGATGTCCGAGCTGTGATGGCAGATGCGGGATCGGCATTAATGGGAATTGGCGTTAGCTCCGGAAAATCTAGAGCTAGAGAAGCTGCGATCGCAGCTATTTCTTCACCATTACTAGAATGTTCTATTGAAGGTGCTAGAGGGGTTGTATTTAATATTACTGGTGGCACTGATCTGACTTTGCATGAAGTGAATGCTGCCGCAGAAGCAATCTATGAAGTAGTTGATCCCAACGCCAATATTATTTTCGGGGCGGTAATTGATGACAGACTCCAAGGTGAGGTAAGAATTACTGTAATTGCCACCGGGTTTACAGGTGAAGTGCAAGCTGTGCAACAACAAAGTGTGGCTAACGTTCGGGTAACACCTAATACTCCGAAGCGGTCAACAACACAGCAACCCGCTGTTACTCCCCCAACCTCAGCCCCAAATCCAACTTCAACTCCAACTTCAACTCCAACTCCAACTCCAGAACCAAAAGAAAAACCTGGATTAGATATACCTGATTTTCTCAGAAACCGACGAACACCAAGGAATTAA
- a CDS encoding cell division protein FtsQ/DivIB: MAGIISVSRTNLAQRRQKLRRQRQMRIIQAIWRTFAITGFAGGLLWVAVQPVWMLKTPKQIMMKSGNKSLSEQTTQSLLALSYPQSLWRIEPSAIAKSLKKQPTIAQAIVRRRLFPPGLIIEIQERVPVAVTQTLGNKKVTIGLLDATGAWMPLEKYTSLNPTKKLPNLRVIGSPTQYCLYWTQLHQAVSQSPVKVMEINCQNPTNLILKTEIGNVHLGVPGPQLAEQIKVLAQMRHLATKFNSGQVEYIDLKNPEFPLVQMNQKDQKLTPKIPKNI, encoded by the coding sequence ATGGCTGGCATAATATCAGTTTCCCGCACAAATCTAGCCCAACGTCGTCAGAAATTACGTCGTCAGCGGCAGATGAGAATTATTCAGGCTATTTGGCGAACTTTTGCTATTACTGGTTTCGCGGGTGGATTGCTGTGGGTTGCAGTCCAACCAGTGTGGATGCTAAAAACTCCCAAACAAATAATGATGAAATCAGGTAATAAATCACTGTCGGAGCAAACAACTCAGTCACTGTTGGCGCTGTCTTACCCCCAGTCTTTGTGGCGGATTGAACCGTCGGCGATCGCTAAGTCTTTGAAGAAACAACCAACTATCGCTCAAGCGATCGTCAGACGCCGCCTGTTTCCTCCTGGATTAATTATCGAAATTCAAGAACGCGTACCTGTAGCAGTCACTCAAACGCTTGGCAACAAAAAAGTTACAATCGGCTTACTAGATGCAACTGGGGCCTGGATGCCTTTAGAAAAATACACATCACTTAATCCCACTAAGAAATTACCCAATCTCAGAGTAATTGGCTCACCAACACAATACTGCCTCTACTGGACTCAACTTCATCAGGCTGTCAGCCAAAGTCCCGTAAAAGTTATGGAAATTAATTGCCAAAATCCAACGAATTTAATTTTGAAAACAGAAATAGGAAATGTGCATCTCGGCGTTCCAGGCCCTCAGTTAGCTGAACAAATTAAGGTACTCGCCCAAATGCGCCATTTAGCAACAAAGTTCAATTCCGGTCAAGTAGAGTATATTGATCTGAAAAACCCCGAATTTCCATTAGTACAAATGAACCAAAAAGATCAAAAATTAACTCCCAAAATCCCTAAAAATATCTAA